The genomic region TccagagagaaatattttaatgattttaccCAATTTGAGATTTGCTTGAAATTAGCGCTTTAGTTCTAGCATTgaacacatatacaaatacattttcaCTGCATTTAGAAATTTTGTGCTGCAAGTATCTTGAGTAGAGGAACTGTGTCTAATTGGTGGTTTTATCAACAGTAAGGTAATGCTTGGCTTCTTCAAACTTCAGAAAAATGGCGTTGAATAATGAACAACTAAGACATTTTCTTACTGTTGATCAATGGTATTTAAAGCCTACAAATAAAGAGATTTTAGGGTaataaaaaacttttaagaaaaacacAGTAAACAAAGAGAGATATCTGAATATGTAGTTGTAAACTAACGCAtagtcaaagaaagaaataacccAACATTTcactacacaaaaaagaaaaagaaagagaaaggaatcatGACATTTAAGAGGCAGAAGCAGATAATTATTTtggaagaaataattttgttGAATAAAGCAGAATGAACTTGTGTCATGATGTACTTTTGCAACTGACCTCAGGTAGATTAGATACTGAGCAGCATGTGGAATCGTTAGAATATTTGCtcttgaccaaggattgaacccttgccccctgcattaAAAGggcggagtcttaaccgctggactgccagggaagtcctgggctaagtttttaataaaatttttacaaaCCTGAGGtatatgaagaaaggaaaaatacactGAGGGAATTAATAAAGCAATATGTTAGTGAATCTCAGATGTGCAAAAATTTCTTTAATGAGGTAACAAAAACTTAATTACTTTTAAATCTGTTACAGCATTAAATGTTTCAAAAAGCTGTGGCAACCATAGCACATAATGAATAACTGAGGAAGACATCCACCTCTCAAAGGAAGTAAACTAGCAAATATATGAATTCTCTCCAAGAGGTTATAGCATGCAATGTGCAcagaatgaagataaaaatttgTGATATCCCTGAATAATAAACCAAGGCAAATGGAATGTGATGACAATAACCAATTAATTATGCAGGAATTGGGAGAACCATATTCCAAAATATAAAGTGCAAAAATATGCCAAGGTGCATAAATTATACTAGAAATAGCACATATATTTGAAAAGCTCAATAAGAAAAATCAACCTGGTTGtatcaacaacaacagcaaaaaaacaaacacattccATATGCATCAGAATGCCTGGCTTCATTTATCTTCTGGAGTATGAGAAAGGACAAACAACATAAACCATAAAAGTACATCGTCATAcagaaaaagtaattttcaaatgaGGTATGTAGGGTATGATATGTTGACAGTCAAGTTTTTTAAGTCTATAATTAGCGAAGGAGATCAATAACAAGGTGTAATAATCAAGCAACTATTTTTTGTCTCTAAAAAAGAAGATTAGAAATAGGTCAATTAGTAAGAGTTGACAGTTCCAgagaaaaaacaagcaaagtaATTAACTTTCATAAGAATAAATAGTTAGAATTTAAACATTGATTCAGGTGATTAGAAGAAAGTAATATAACCACTAGTGCAggtatattttctttgatttttgaaatataattctcatacagaaaagtgaaaataaccaATTTTTGTAAAGTTCATGGAAGTACCTTCTAGATGAAGAAATAATTTCTCATTCCTTACAAGTTTGTGTTGTGTTCCTTCACCATTACAGTCTCCCACTCTCCCTAAAGATAATCTCTATATTAATAGCAAAAGTAATTATACATTTTTCTATATATGTCTACAACTGAAGCATGCATTATTAAACCTTATAATTtagttttgctgatttttcaATTTAATATAATTGGAAGtacataatattaatttttttctgttttgctttttgtgaATTTTTGACTAGAATATTTCTTGTACATCTATCACGCTCATGTTCCTTGCTGCATAATGTACTCTGGTATGAATATACTACAGCTTCTTTAACCATTCTCCGTTTATGGGCATTGAGAAGATCTGATTATGAAGAACACAATTTTAAACGTTCTTGTATATGTATCTTGGTGCACTTAGAGTGATGATTTCTGCACCTAAAAGTCATATTGCTAATTCATAGGGTACTGCCAATGTTAGTAAGTGGTGTAatgcatttctaaaatgttggttcaattatattcactggaagaataTAAGAATCTTTACTACTGGACATCTTTACTAATATTTGTTACAGCTTTTCATCATTTTAGCCATATGGTACATTTATAATAGTAGTTCTTTGTGATTTTCGTtaccattttcaaataaataatcagttcagttcagtccagagagttcttcaagaaaattagagatactaaggggatatttcatgcaaacatgggcacagtaaaggacagaaatggtatgaacatAACAGAAGCATAGGATATTAAGGAGAAGTGagaagaatacacaaaagaactatacaaaaatgctcttcatgacccagagaatcacaatggtgtgatcactcacctagagccagatatcctggaatgtgaagtcaagtgggtcttaggaagtatcactacgaacaaagctagtggaggtgatggaatttcagtttgaGCATGAGTTGCTCACATTCCTTGCTTCATCCTTGCAATAAAACAGTTCCTGCTATAAAACCCAACTTTTCAGTCACCTTGTTCTCCTGTGCTTTGCTCATAGGGGTTTGACAAGAAAGTTGTTTTCACATAGGATATTAAGTAATATTGAATTCAGTGTTAAATTACTTCCGAATATTAGACCTTCTGCAGTTaacaccaaaaattttttttctttttttccatcataggggaatggaatgcaaaagtaagaagtcaagagatacctggaggaacagtcaagtttggccttggaatacaaagtgaagcagggctgatcctaacaaagttttgccaagagaatacactggttatagcaaacactgttatagcaaacaccttcttccaacaacacaagagacgactctacacagagacatcaccagatggcccataccgaaatcagattaatCATATTCTCtgtagctaaagatggagaagcactatacagtcagcaaaaaccagACTGGGAACTGACATTCAAAAATCAgttatcatggcatccagtcccctcactttatggcaaataaatgaggaaacaatggaaacaacgacagactttattttcttgggctccaaatcactgcagatggtgacagcagccatgaaataaaagacacttgctccatggaagaacagctatggcaaacctagacagctattaaaaagcagagacattactctgctgacaaaggtctgtacagtcaaagctgttttttgcagtactcatgtatggatatgagagttggaccataagaaggctgaatgccacataagaatccatgcttttgaactctggtgttggataagactcttgagtgtctctcggactacaaggagaccaaaccagtccatcctaaaggaaatcagtcctgaatattcatcggaaggactgatgctgaagctgaagctccaatactttggctactggatgcaaagagccgactcattaaacaaacaaacaaacaaaaaacaaaaacacctgatcctgggaaagattgagggaaggaggagaaagggacaacagaggaccagatgtttagatggcatcaccaaatcaatagacatgagcttgagcatgCCCTGGGGGATGGCGAAGGATGGGGAAACCTGAtgttgctgcagttcatggtgttgcaaagagacacaactgagagactgagcaacaaaatatatttaagcatGTAGAAGTTCCTGTGATCAAGGTGTTGTGGGAAAAGTCTAGATCTCCATTTCTGATAAGACCTATCTCTTTAACCTCCTATCTCTTGAGACAGGAAGTACCCAATCTGTGCACTGCTGACTTCTTTTTCCCTTCATCTTTGCAAGCCTTACTTCCTACAGAGCTTGCATGCCTGCTGAgaggcttcagtcatgtctgactctttgtgaccctgtgcactCTAGCTTGcaggtctcctctgtccagaggattctccaggcaagaatattggaataggttgccatgcccttctccaggggatcttcctgacccagggatcaaacccatatttctTACGTCTGTCTTCTctattgtcaggtgggttctttaccaccagtgccacctaggaagctccttACAGAACTTGCTAAGCAACAAAGCCCCATCTGCCCTACTATTTGCAAACACACTACTGCCTAGATCACTGATATGCATCTGGAAATCTTTAGAATGATGCTGAATGGTCAAGAGTAAATAAGTAGAGTAAATAAGAAGAGGCAgttgtttgctttatttccaaTTGCCTTTCCTTAAAAAGCATGAGATAAAGTAGGCCAATTTGCTCAGTCATTGAATGGAGTCCTACTCTATGAGTCTTTCCAACTtgatgtttcttttctgtgtcaCCTATGTGAGAATAAGAGGAGTACCAATTTTTAGTGCTCGGGgaagcacaattgcactctttgATAAAGACAACATTGTCATCTCTTGCTGGACTAGATACATCCAGTCTCCTGGAAATTGAGTGAGAAGAGTATGCCAAGAAATGTTCATTTCCTTCTGGCCCTGAACCTCCTTCTTTGTCTCATGGagttataaaaaatgaataaataactcgTTGAAATTGCAAAAGTTTAATGAATTTGGTCAGCAGGGAAAATAATGTTCCACGCAAGTTTTTCATAACTAAGACCAGCAAAGAGCAACATTCTCTTGCAAAGAACAACTTATTTTTACTGCTAGGACCAGCAAAGAACAACTTGtcacttctctctccttcttaTGGAAACTAAGTGGATAGTTAGGAATGTGTCCTAGGTTAAGTGGAGATGATATTATATCTTGAAGTACAGACACAAGTGCAAAACAATTAATggaaattgcattaaaaaaaagccCAAATCATAAAAATAAGTGTTAATATATTTTGGTATAGTCTGACTTTGAAGTTCTAGGAATTACCATGCAAAAAGCAGTAATAATAAACTTGAGAGTCTGCTTTGGAAGATCAAGAGGTTAAGGGCAGTGAGCATCAGGCTATTGGAGATGCTGAGTAGACCTGCAGATGTTTTAGTTGAATGAGAGAAGATCTTAAATGATTTGAAATCTATGTATCTTCAGCTTTTGTATCTGAAGATACCCAGTTCAGAAAAGAAGACAGGGTTAGAGGGAAGACGTTCGCTCAATATAAGCTCAACTTCTTGTAAGAGTTGTACAGTAATTATGCACATAGTTGTGGAAAGTATCAACACATACATAGTCAGCTGTCAGGAAGCTATACTGAATTCTGCAGGAAAGAGAGAGTTGATGGGATAATCTACAatacatttcaaatttaaatacTATGAGTAGAAATAAGGGTCGTTTAGGCTAGTGAAGCACTCAGAAAACTATCTGGAGGCAATGACTTGATTTATGGAGAAATGTTTTGTAAAGTTTAGAACAACCACACTTTAAAAAGGTATCAATCAGCTTGATTTAGACTTCAACAACTAATTACTGTGCAACTTTTCTACTTTAgcaacaaaaatatgtatattcattGACCCATGTTCCTGTTATCCTTACAGCTGAACTTTATAGTTCATTACCAGTGTTTAGTTACTGGAAAGTGTCAAGTATTCCTAGCGACAACCTTTGTATTGCAATGagatttaatttcagtaatttcttttctgttcctgcTGACTCCCAAGACAATAACCCCTGAATGTGCTCATGTGTTTTTTAGTTATTCTCCAGAGAACATCTTGTACAATTCTCCAAGAGGACCACTCTATACTTTTTGTGTTTCAGCCTTCATAGAAGAAACATTATTCACTCAACCTTACCCCAAAACTCATCAGCATCTTCTCATTGCTCTCCTGGTGAAACATCCAAGGACTCTCTTCTCCTCCATCATGAGCTTTCTAACCCTATTAATTTTACTAACTAATACTTTCAAATGGCAGAATGTGTGGTAGAGAGACAGATCAAGGACTATAGGTACTAAAAACCTGAGAAGTGGAGATATAAGACTTGTGTCCTATGTCAGAATTTCcaagatcataaaaaaaaaaaatgtgcagttGCCATTGTTGATCTGATGTCTGGGCACTGAAGCAAGTTcacatttgaaaattctttgcTGAGAAGGAACATCATGGTAAGGAGACATTTGTTATTCGTAGTACTGGATTGTTCTGTGGAAACAACAAGACTTGCTACAGTGAAAGGACAGCAAAGAGTCGGGAGAaagctgaaaggaaagaaaagtgaggTCAAAGGACTTTGATACCTTTCTGTATAATGTATTgctccattttttccttttttctttttcatttatttcctgattttaatgaaacattaaaaaacaaaggagaagatgGAGTGCGATAGGAAGAGGAGCATGACAGAAAAGCCCAATCACATGGGCCCCATCATAGGCATGGAGTCCAAATACTCAGTTTTTATGCTGTGGATGTTACAGAATATGGGGGGATAATTGTGCTAAAGTTAATACCTGTGAAATACCAGTATTTCACTAAAATGAATACCTTTCCATAGGTCTCAATATTGTCATTTTCTcattattggaaaaaaattataaataagctGATGAAGCTGTTCTCTTATTTCTGTCGTTCAGTAGTTGAGTGACTGGCTGAAAATAGCATAGGTATATTAGAGTAGAGAGATTCAGAGTTTGATCAATGTTGCCCCCTCGCTAAGATGACCCCTAAACTGCCATGTCTATTGTGAATGACACTGTGTTTATGCCCTCTGTGCTGACCTTTATTGGGATCCCTGGCCTAGAAACTGTACAGTGTTGGATTGGGATTCCATTCTGTGCAATGTACATCATTGCTTTGATGGGAAATTCTCTACTTTTGATCATCATCAAATCTGAACCCAGTCTCCATGAGCCTATGTATATCTTCCTGGCCATGTTGGGAGCCACGGACATTGCACTTAGCACCAGCATTGTCCCCAAGATGCTTGGAATTTTTTGGTTTCACTTGTCAGAGATCTATTTTGATGCTTGCCTCTTTCAGATGTGGCTCATCCACACATTTCAGGGTATTGAATCGGGAGTCCTGCTGGCCATGGCTCTGGACCGCTATGTAGCAATCTGTTATCCTTTGAGGCATGCTACCATATTCACTCAACAACTAGTCACTAACATTGGAGTTGGAGTGACATTGCGGCCAGCCATTCTTGTTATCCCATGCCTACTGCTCATAAAGTGTCGTTTGAAACTTTACAGAACCAAGTTAATATCCCACACTTACTGTGAACATATGGCCCTGGTGAAGCTTGCCACTGAAGATGTTTACATCAATAAATTCTATGGTCTCCTTGGGGCTTTTATTGTCGGTGGCCTTGACTTCATTTTGATCACCCTCTCTTATACACAGATATTTATCACTGTCTTCCATCTTCCCCAGAAAGAGGCACGGCTTAAGGCATTcaatacatgtattccccacatATGTGTCTTCTTCCAGTTCTATCTCcttgctttcttctcctttttcactcACAGGTCTGGATCTTATATCCcatcatatatacatatcacaTTGTCCAACCTTTACCTATTGGTACCACCTTTCCTCAATCCATTTGTCTATGGGGTAAAGACCAAGCACATACGAGATAAGGTAGCAAAAATGTTCTGTTCCAAAGATCAGGCTTGACACTGATAGAACAAGTTTCTCCTATGGATTTATTGTCTTACGTCTCAGGCATATGTGATCTGCAAAACCAGTTAGTGGCTTGAAGTATCATCTTACTTGATGATGAATACTTTGATAAACAAATGATTGTTTTAGAAAGTTCACAGGGCATTGACTTAAGTCCAAATGAAGTTAGAAGAAATTGAGGGAAATAAAGCCTAAGGCTCtcaaagactgaatgcttttatATTGAAAAGTCATAAAAGATGATTTTCCTCATCACCAGGGCCAAGTTTAGCTGAAACAGACAACTGTAGAGATCCTTTTTAAATCCAAGAATGCTGTAATACTTACACGGATTCTTTCATTCTTAGAATTTCAGGATCCACCACCTTAATATAGTAAGTTTCCTCTACATTCTCCAACTATTGTAAAATCTTCTCTAGAATTTAGTTATCACATCTAAATCTGTCCCTTGTGTATCTTCTGATCAAATATATACAGACATTCACATAAATACTTTCTTCCTGAAGcctatttctatttatatatgttatcaTATTGGCAATTCTCATCACACAGAAACTTCTGTTCCAACAAATCTAGGGTTAGGGCATACAATGCTATGCTTATCGTTTATGTTCTTAAGTATTCatttaatgtctttatttgtATAAAGAGTAACTTGAGTAATAAAGCTTTGATATTTGGgccattttataaatgttatgaATGTGGAGGCAAGATCTAGAATTACTTGAGATAATACTATTCTAAAGTTTGCTAAGTTATTttactgactgaacaaccaaTAACACTTGACCTAATAAGGAGACAGGTCTAAGAAACCTGGACAGAAATTATGGAAGCTAAGATTCTTATTGTATTTGTTTCCCAAa from Odocoileus virginianus isolate 20LAN1187 ecotype Illinois unplaced genomic scaffold, Ovbor_1.2 Unplaced_Scaffold_28, whole genome shotgun sequence harbors:
- the LOC110147340 gene encoding olfactory receptor 52A1-like is translated as MSIVNDTVFMPSVLTFIGIPGLETVQCWIGIPFCAMYIIALMGNSLLLIIIKSEPSLHEPMYIFLAMLGATDIALSTSIVPKMLGIFWFHLSEIYFDACLFQMWLIHTFQGIESGVLLAMALDRYVAICYPLRHATIFTQQLVTNIGVGVTLRPAILVIPCLLLIKCRLKLYRTKLISHTYCEHMALVKLATEDVYINKFYGLLGAFIVGGLDFILITLSYTQIFITVFHLPQKEARLKAFNTCIPHICVFFQFYLLAFFSFFTHRSGSYIPSYIHITLSNLYLLVPPFLNPFVYGVKTKHIRDKVAKMFCSKDQA